Proteins encoded within one genomic window of Acidihalobacter prosperus:
- the rnc gene encoding ribonuclease III produces MTEVNPPDWLPAELRASPLCLQALTHRSVGGSNYERLEFLGDALLGLIVAEWLYAALPKASEGELSRVRASLVKRETLAGIARERDLGERLRLGQGELKSGGFRRDSILADVVEALIGAHYLVLGFTATQDFVRLLFGERFERLPSAESLKDPKTRLQERLQSTGMALPIYDIVEATGEPHQQTFRVRCALGGDKLAVEAVGSSRRKAEQASAEAMLALLNEQEGKKRVR; encoded by the coding sequence GTGACTGAGGTCAATCCGCCCGACTGGTTGCCCGCCGAGCTGCGGGCCTCGCCGCTGTGTCTGCAGGCGCTGACCCACCGCAGCGTGGGCGGCTCGAACTACGAGCGCCTTGAGTTTCTCGGTGACGCCCTGCTCGGGTTGATCGTCGCCGAGTGGCTGTATGCCGCCTTGCCCAAGGCCAGCGAGGGCGAATTGAGCCGAGTGCGCGCCTCCCTGGTCAAGCGCGAGACCCTGGCCGGGATCGCGCGCGAGCGCGACCTCGGCGAGCGGCTTCGCCTGGGGCAGGGCGAACTCAAGAGCGGTGGTTTCCGCCGCGATTCCATTCTGGCCGACGTGGTCGAGGCCCTGATCGGCGCCCATTATCTGGTGCTCGGCTTTACGGCCACCCAGGACTTCGTGCGCCTGCTTTTCGGCGAGCGCTTCGAGCGCCTGCCGAGCGCCGAGAGCCTGAAGGATCCCAAGACGCGTCTGCAGGAACGTTTGCAGTCTACCGGCATGGCGCTGCCGATCTACGATATCGTCGAGGCCACCGGCGAACCCCATCAGCAGACGTTTCGGGTGCGTTGCGCGCTCGGCGGCGATAAGCTCGCGGTCGAGGCCGTCGGCAGCAGTCGACGCAAGGCGGAACAGGCCAGCGCCGAAGCGATGCTGGCCCTACTGAACGAACAGGAAGGAAAAAAGCGTGTCCGATGA
- the era gene encoding GTPase Era produces MSDEAHQVLHAGHVAIVGRPNVGKSTLLNRLLGQKLSITADKPQTTRHRILGVLDMPQGQIALLDTPGIHRLPGKRALNQSLNRAALGALAEADLVWFVVMADRWEDEDAYILDALRREARPVMLVVNKIDRLSDRARLLPFLQKMQALYAFVEMFPVSALKGDNADRLAETSLRYLPVVEAKPFAEDQLTDRSLRFVSAEFIREQVMRSLGDEVPYAAAVTIDRFEEGDKLTRIAATIWVERDGQKAIVIGRGGERLKAIGSQARKSLETLLDTRVFLELWVKVRAGWQDDPRLLQQLEMDEARWPKT; encoded by the coding sequence GTGTCCGATGAGGCCCACCAGGTACTGCATGCCGGCCATGTCGCCATCGTCGGCCGGCCCAACGTGGGCAAGTCGACCCTGCTCAACCGATTGCTCGGACAAAAGCTGTCGATTACCGCGGACAAACCTCAGACGACGCGTCACCGCATTCTCGGCGTGCTCGATATGCCGCAGGGGCAGATCGCCCTGCTCGATACCCCGGGTATCCACCGTCTGCCCGGCAAGCGCGCGCTGAACCAGTCGCTCAACCGTGCCGCGCTCGGTGCCTTGGCCGAGGCGGACCTGGTCTGGTTCGTGGTCATGGCCGATCGCTGGGAGGACGAGGATGCCTATATCCTCGATGCGCTGCGCCGGGAGGCGCGGCCGGTGATGCTGGTGGTCAACAAGATCGATCGACTGAGCGACCGCGCGCGTCTGCTGCCCTTCCTGCAGAAAATGCAGGCGCTGTACGCGTTCGTCGAAATGTTTCCCGTGTCGGCGCTCAAGGGCGACAACGCCGATCGCCTGGCCGAAACCAGCCTGCGCTATCTGCCGGTGGTGGAGGCGAAGCCCTTCGCGGAAGACCAGCTCACCGACCGCAGCCTGCGCTTCGTCAGTGCCGAATTCATCCGCGAGCAGGTCATGCGCAGCCTGGGCGATGAGGTGCCCTATGCGGCGGCGGTGACCATCGACCGTTTCGAGGAGGGCGATAAGCTGACGCGCATCGCGGCGACCATCTGGGTCGAACGCGACGGCCAGAAGGCCATTGTGATCGGGCGAGGCGGCGAGCGGCTCAAGGCTATCGGCAGCCAGGCGCGCAAGTCTCTCGAGACGTTGCTCGATACCCGGGTATTCCTGGAGCTTTGGGTCAAGGTTAGGGCCGGATGGCAGGACGACCCGCGCTTACTGCAACAGCTGGAGATGGACGAGGCGCGGTGGCCGAAAACCTGA
- the recO gene encoding DNA repair protein RecO codes for MAENLSAEGYVLHARSYRETSLLVEIVTLEHGREGVVARGARSRRGEAAARLQPFRRLHLGWRAQGDLGTLTGVEELDCHRLPPAVVGVGLYLNELLMRLLPRHQEVPDIYEAYAAALRSLTAELPVEPVLRSFELRLLAGLGYAPALDREADTGADLDPARYYRLLPEHGPVAATSGATGAVSGAALLAMAREDWSDPETLAAAKRVLRSALEAQLGPRGLRTRSLLGGLARYRRMAENERPTDRSDD; via the coding sequence GTGGCCGAAAACCTGAGTGCGGAAGGCTACGTGCTGCATGCGCGCAGCTACCGCGAAACCAGCCTGCTGGTCGAGATCGTCACCCTGGAGCATGGCCGCGAAGGCGTGGTCGCCCGCGGCGCGCGTAGCCGCCGCGGCGAGGCGGCAGCCAGGTTACAGCCGTTTCGCCGCCTGCACCTCGGCTGGCGCGCGCAGGGCGATCTGGGCACCCTGACCGGCGTCGAGGAACTGGATTGCCATCGCCTGCCGCCGGCCGTCGTCGGCGTGGGGCTGTACCTCAACGAACTGCTGATGCGCCTGTTGCCGCGCCACCAGGAAGTCCCGGACATCTACGAGGCCTACGCCGCCGCGCTGCGCTCACTGACGGCCGAACTGCCGGTCGAACCGGTGTTGCGCAGCTTCGAGCTGCGTCTGTTGGCCGGGCTGGGCTACGCGCCTGCGCTGGACCGCGAGGCCGATACCGGCGCGGATCTCGATCCGGCACGATACTACCGCCTGTTGCCGGAGCACGGTCCGGTGGCTGCGACGTCCGGCGCGACCGGCGCGGTGAGCGGCGCGGCGCTGCTCGCGATGGCGCGCGAGGACTGGTCGGACCCGGAAACACTCGCCGCGGCCAAGCGCGTCCTGCGCAGCGCCCTGGAGGCCCAGCTCGGTCCGCGGGGCCTGCGCACGCGGAGCCTGCTCGGCGGCTTGGCACGTTACCGCAGAATGGCCGAGAATGAGCGGCCTACCGACCGCTCGGACGATTGA
- the pdxJ gene encoding pyridoxine 5'-phosphate synthase — protein MKLGVNIDHVATLRQARGTPYPDLTQAIAAVERGGADAITLHLREDRRHIQDADVFGIHDHVTTRVNLEMAATDEMVEIACRVGPADCCIVPERREELTTEGGLDVTGMQTRLREACARLAGAGVRVSLFVEPDVAMLPAIVSTGAPVIELHTGRYANLPPGAARDAELERLRRMSAEAHAAGIQVNAGHGLDYDNVDPVAAIPELVELNIGHSIVCRALFVGLEQATEEMKALMLAARA, from the coding sequence ATGAAACTCGGCGTCAACATCGACCACGTGGCCACCCTGCGGCAGGCGCGCGGTACACCTTATCCCGACCTCACGCAGGCGATCGCGGCCGTCGAGCGCGGCGGCGCCGACGCGATCACGCTGCATCTGCGCGAGGATCGGCGGCACATTCAGGATGCCGACGTGTTCGGCATCCACGATCATGTGACCACGCGCGTCAACCTGGAAATGGCGGCCACCGACGAGATGGTGGAGATCGCCTGCCGGGTGGGACCGGCCGACTGCTGCATCGTGCCCGAACGGCGCGAGGAACTGACCACCGAGGGCGGGCTCGACGTGACCGGCATGCAGACGCGCCTGCGCGAGGCCTGCGCGCGCCTGGCCGGTGCCGGGGTGCGTGTGTCGCTGTTCGTCGAACCCGACGTCGCCATGCTGCCGGCGATCGTCTCCACCGGCGCACCGGTGATCGAGCTGCATACCGGGCGTTACGCCAATCTGCCGCCCGGCGCGGCGCGCGATGCCGAGCTGGAACGCTTGCGCCGGATGAGTGCCGAGGCGCATGCGGCGGGTATTCAGGTCAACGCCGGGCATGGTCTGGATTACGACAATGTCGACCCCGTGGCCGCCATTCCGGAGCTGGTGGAGCTCAATATCGGTCATTCCATCGTCTGTCGCGCGCTGTTCGTGGGGCTGGAGCAGGCGACCGAGGAGATGAAGGCGCTGATGCTGGCGGCGCGCGCCTAG
- the acpS gene encoding holo-ACP synthase, translated as MAIRGIGVDLVRVARLERLHARYGERLAERVLHPDERPGLAEAPEPARYLAKRFAAKEAGSKALGTGFALGVRLRDLRVAHDDLGKPALVLSGVAAERAAALGVTGCHLSLSDEHEHVIALVVLEGA; from the coding sequence GTGGCCATCCGCGGCATCGGCGTGGATCTGGTGAGGGTGGCGCGGCTGGAGCGGCTGCATGCGCGCTACGGCGAGCGTCTCGCGGAACGCGTATTGCATCCAGACGAACGCCCGGGTCTTGCCGAGGCGCCGGAACCGGCGCGTTATCTCGCCAAGCGCTTCGCCGCCAAGGAGGCGGGCAGCAAGGCGCTCGGTACCGGCTTCGCGCTCGGCGTGAGGCTGCGCGATCTGCGGGTGGCGCACGACGACCTGGGCAAACCGGCGCTGGTGCTGAGCGGCGTCGCCGCCGAACGCGCGGCGGCACTGGGGGTGACCGGCTGCCATCTGTCGCTCAGCGACGAACACGAACACGTCATCGCGCTGGTGGTGCTCGAAGGCGCGTGA
- the cysM gene encoding cysteine synthase CysM: MEYPTIEQFVGNTPLVRLQRLPGETSNVILVKLEGNNPAGSVKDRPALSMIRHAEERGEIKPGDTLIEATSGNTGIALAMAAAIRGYRMVLIMPDNMSAERRATMKAFGAEIVLVTRAEGMEAARDLALSMQAEGKGRVLDQFSNPDNPLAHYEGTGPEIWRDTHGEITHFVSSMGTTGTIMGNSAYLKTQNPGIEVIGVQPQEGASIPGIRRWPQAYLPKIFEPARVDRVIDVSQEAAETTMRRLAAEEGIFCGVSSGGAVAAALQVSAEVENATIVSIVCDRGDRYISTGVFPA; encoded by the coding sequence ATGGAATACCCCACGATAGAGCAGTTCGTCGGCAACACGCCGCTGGTGCGCCTGCAACGCCTGCCCGGCGAGACCAGCAATGTCATCCTGGTCAAGCTCGAAGGCAACAACCCGGCCGGTTCGGTCAAGGACCGCCCGGCCCTGAGCATGATCCGGCATGCCGAGGAACGCGGCGAGATCAAGCCCGGCGACACCCTGATCGAGGCGACCAGCGGCAACACCGGTATCGCCCTGGCCATGGCGGCGGCGATCCGCGGCTACCGCATGGTGCTGATCATGCCCGACAACATGAGCGCGGAGCGCCGCGCCACCATGAAGGCCTTCGGCGCCGAGATCGTGCTGGTCACGCGCGCCGAGGGCATGGAAGCCGCCCGCGACCTCGCCCTGAGCATGCAGGCCGAGGGCAAGGGGCGGGTGCTCGACCAGTTCTCCAACCCCGACAACCCGCTCGCGCATTACGAAGGCACCGGCCCGGAGATCTGGCGCGACACGCACGGCGAGATCACGCATTTCGTCAGTTCCATGGGCACCACCGGCACCATCATGGGCAACTCCGCCTACCTCAAGACGCAGAACCCCGGGATCGAGGTCATCGGCGTGCAGCCGCAGGAAGGCGCGAGCATCCCCGGCATCCGCCGCTGGCCGCAGGCCTACCTGCCCAAGATCTTCGAGCCGGCGCGGGTCGACCGCGTCATCGACGTCTCGCAGGAGGCCGCGGAAACGACCATGCGCCGGCTGGCCGCGGAGGAGGGCATCTTCTGCGGCGTTTCCTCCGGCGGTGCGGTGGCGGCGGCGCTGCAGGTCTCGGCCGAGGTGGAGAACGCGACCATCGTCTCCATCGTCTGCGACCGCGGCGACCGCTACATCTCCACGGGGGTGTTCCCCGCGTGA
- a CDS encoding 3'-5' exonuclease: MVFDIETVPDVDGGRRVYGLDGLSDADVAQAMYQLRMAKTGGDFLAHHLHRIVAISVVFRHADQLKVWSLGDLDSDESELLRRFFDGLDRYTPTLVSWNGGGFDLPVIHYRALRHGVSAPRYWEVGEDDREFRFNNYLNRFHWLHTDLMDVLSGYQGRAVAPLDEVATLLGLPGKMGMSGAKVWDAYQAGDLASIRDYCETDVLNTYLVYLRFEYLRGHLGAEAYAAEQGRVRDLLGTAEAAHLQEFLKAWDANGAD; this comes from the coding sequence ATGGTGTTCGACATCGAGACGGTGCCCGACGTCGACGGCGGGCGCCGCGTGTACGGGCTAGACGGGCTGTCCGACGCTGATGTCGCCCAGGCCATGTACCAGCTGCGCATGGCCAAGACCGGCGGGGACTTTCTCGCCCATCACCTGCACCGCATCGTCGCCATCTCGGTGGTGTTCCGCCACGCAGACCAGCTCAAGGTCTGGTCGCTGGGCGATCTCGATTCCGACGAGTCCGAGTTGCTGCGTCGCTTCTTCGACGGCCTCGACCGCTACACGCCCACCCTGGTGTCGTGGAACGGCGGCGGTTTCGATCTGCCGGTGATCCACTACCGCGCGCTGCGCCACGGCGTGTCCGCGCCGCGCTACTGGGAGGTCGGCGAAGACGACCGCGAGTTCCGCTTCAACAATTACCTGAACCGCTTCCACTGGCTGCACACCGACCTCATGGACGTGCTGTCCGGCTACCAGGGTCGCGCCGTCGCGCCGCTCGACGAGGTGGCCACGCTGCTCGGTCTGCCCGGCAAGATGGGCATGAGCGGGGCCAAGGTCTGGGACGCCTATCAGGCCGGCGATCTCGCCAGCATCCGCGACTACTGCGAAACCGACGTGCTCAACACCTATCTCGTCTATCTGCGCTTCGAATACCTGCGCGGGCATCTCGGTGCAGAGGCCTACGCGGCCGAACAGGGGCGCGTGCGCGACCTGCTCGGTACGGCCGAGGCCGCGCACCTGCAGGAATTTCTCAAGGCCTGGGACGCGAACGGAGCGGATTGA